A part of Ammospiza nelsoni isolate bAmmNel1 chromosome 9, bAmmNel1.pri, whole genome shotgun sequence genomic DNA contains:
- the ARHGAP29 gene encoding rho GTPase-activating protein 29 isoform X3 yields MLRQNGGSNKRGLGLARLSTSNFFTISTAGNWAMGRSTKSSSLSSISSNSDCFDYPVVDPEYIMQVVNDVRKFADVLLYLREAFLSEENHDGLHQVVHERLGELLRVLKAVINKHQTLNSVDILSAAGTVIAKVKAVNFKEVNEENKRELFSEIFSSIDRLALNFGNVVSDFLMGDVDNGSSLGLPVSRRSRSFENLSVESGGSLHERDDIQGHLRAEEVDSMLLRNDSGIESALSYAKAWSKYTKDVIAWVEKKLSLEVECAKSLAKMAETAKAVVGHQDYMPFQSIFINAFQNDIENSQLWQQTAAALQSNKFVQPLLGRKNELDRQRKDIKDLWQREQKKMQELEAALRKAKLLYTQRQDEYEKAKSCTARAEEEQLSSSGSFVKDFSKQLEKKRRLEEEALQKAEEANEHYKASMAEVEEKRNYLESFKSDVLTQLRELIYQCDLTLKAATVNLFQLQHAQVVSLPVNCQSLCESAKLYDPGQQYSEFVKSLPKDGVPVESGCFETQNSQVDGVFNKQSTNSVHTSHGNLSQCSGDFPAQALDDMGSPIYHHSQKVREKRSSSNTDIPVRGPPPFRSWSVGNQSGGMCSDSESAGGSSESRSMDSPSASPGDFKRRLPRTPSTGTMSSADDLDEREPPSPSDCGLNDLTSETANSPGPFRNANMSKAAQTHKLRKLRAPSKCRECDGLVVFHGAECEECSLACHKKCLETLAIQCGHKKLHGRLHLFGVEFAQAAKSFPDGIPFIIKKCTSEIESRALNVKGIYRVNGAKSRVEKLCQAFENGKDLVELSELYAHDISNVLKLYLRQLPEPLILFRLYNEFIGLAKESQNANEESDAKQASPKAKTRQSLCIELNRIIIKIKDLLKQLPVPNYNTLQYLIGHLHRVTEQCDENKMSASNLGIIFGPTLIRPRQTDATVSLSSLVDYPYQARVVELLITYYEKIFDVSLKPLLSTSHAEETAGMVRVALSADEREPQQQRKSFVAVKEQGIQIVPCERASETAALFLESKNSKNTKEEADISLSGDVASPASEKDNDPFISLGEDPCQVNLVAVKPNRQMGKVPLRAPRTKAASRPVSLPVDRILPPCVLNERNSRNAGAISSEKLGRSPTIEEVSEVKAVPAVDTCCRLPCYDSQMLRKTWDKQYKQYDITARTAMIVTNAPQEIRALESGTAGALSSSSSLGNNPAKAILPNKPYSVVGSGRTAAEENGPDVNPLAAFRPPRTLQPPPGTFYKPPSSKSKENGDGSSAKACAPTGASSVLPQDNTVKLARSSALLSGDEQNTNEQKSSSEDSHSTDLKPAYHRLRPKRIQELEHREAHFV; encoded by the exons aaaatcatGATGGCCTGCATCAAGTAGTTCATGAACGCCTGGGGGAGTTACTACGTGTTTTAAAAGCAGTGATAAATAAACATCAGACTCTAAATTCAGTTGATATTCTTAGTGCTGCAGGAACAGTTATTGCAAAAGTAAAAG cGGTGAACTTCAAAGAagttaatgaagaaaataagagagaactcttcagtgaaatattttcttccattgACAGATTGGCACTCAATTTTGGAAACGT TGTTTCAGACTTCCTTATGGGAGATGTAGACAATGGCTCGTCATTGGGGCTTCCTGTATCTCGGAGAAGTCGG TCTTTTGAGAATCTTTCTGTGGAGTCTGGGGGTTCACTGCATGAAAGGGATGATATTCAAG GACATCTTCGAGCAGAGGAGGTTGATAGCATGCTGCTAAGAAATGACAGTGGAATTGAGTCGGCTCTGTCCTATGCTAAAGCATGGTCCAAATATACCAAGGATGTAATCGCATGGGTAGAAAAAAAGCTTAGCTTGG aagtgGAGTGTGCTAAAAGTTTAGCAAAAATGGCTGAAACTGCTAAAGCTGTTGTTGGACACCAG GATTATATGCCATTCCAGTCAATATTCATTAATGCTTTTCAAAATGATATTGAGAACAGTCAACTTTGGCAacaaacagctgctgctctccagtcTAACAAATTTGTGCAg CCTCTTCTTGGAAGGAAAAATGAGTTGGATAGACAAAGGAAAGATATCAAGGACCTTTGGCAGcgagaacagaaaaaaatg CAagagctggaagctgctctCAGAAAAGCCAAGTTGCTGTATACCCAGCGTCAGGATGAGTATGAAAAGGCAAAATCCTGCACTGCTCGTGCTGAGGAGGAACAGCTTAGCTCAAGTGGAAGCTTTGTGAAAGATTTCAGCAAGCAACTTGAGAAAAAACGAAGGCTAGAAGAGGAAGCTCTTCAAAAG GCTGAAGAAGCCAATGAGCACTATAAAGCAAGCATGGCAGAGgttgaagaaaaaagaaattatttggaaaGCTTTAAAAGTGATGTTTTAACACAGCTTCGGGAGCTTATTTACCAGTGTGATCTTACTCTTAAAGCT GCAACAGTTAAcctgttccagctgcagcatGCTCAGGTTGTATCTCTGCCAGTTAACTGCCAGTCCCTGTGTGAGAGTGCCAAACTCTATGACCCTGGTCAGCAGTATTCAGAGTTTGTGAAAAGTTTGCCAAAGGATGGTGTTCCTGTTGAATCAGGTTGTTTTGAAACCCAGAATTCCCAGGTTGATGG ggTTTTTAATAAGCAATCAACAAACAGCGTCCATACATCCCATGGTAACTTATCTCAGTGTTCAGGAGATTTTCCTGCTCAGGCATTAGATGATATGGGAAGCCCAATTTATCATCATTCGCAAAAGGTTAGAGAGAAGAGGTCTTCCAGCAACACAGATATTCCAG TGCGAGGCCCACCACCATTCAGATCATGGTCAGTTGGCAACCAGAGTGGGGGAATGTGCAGTGACTCTGAAAGTGCAGGGGGGAGCAGCGAGTCCCGGTCCATGGATTCTCCATCTGCCAGCCCAG GGGATTTTAAAAGACGACTTCCCCGAACACCTTCCACTGGGACTATGTCATCTGCAGATGATCTTGATGAAAGAGAGCCACCATCTCCTTCAGACTGTG GTTTAAATGATCTCACATCTGAAACTGCAAATTCTCCAGGACCTTTTAGAAATGCTAATATGtccaaagcagcacaaacacacaaactACGGAAGCTGAGAGCTCCATCTAAATGCAGAGAATGTGACGGCCTAGTAGTATTTCATGGAGCTGAATGTGAGGAG TGTTCACTTGCATGCCATAAAAAATGTTTAGAGACTTTAGCTATTCAATGTGGGCACAAAAAACTTCATGGAAGGCTTCACTTATTTGGAGTGGAATTTGCCCAAGCTGCTAAAAGTTTTCCTGATGGCATTCCTTTCATCATCAAAAAGTGTACATCAGAAATTGAAAGCAGAGCACTGAATGTCAAG GGCATCTATCGTGTGAATGGAGCCAAGTcaagagttgaaaagctttgtcaagcttttgaaaatggaaaggaTTTGGTTGAGCTCTCAGAACTCTATGCACATGACATCAGCAATGTTCTCAAGCTGTATCTCCGCCAG CTTCCAGAGCCCTTGATTTTGTTTCGGCTTTACAATGAGTTCATTGGACTTGCTAAAGAAAGTCAGAATGCTAATGAGGAATCGGATGCTAAACAAGCTAGCCCCAAAGCAAAGACAAGACAGTCACTCTGTATTGAACTGAACAGGATCATCATTAAAATTAAAGATCTTCTGAAACAACTGCCTGTACCAAATTATAACACTCTTCAGTACCTTATTGGACACCTTCACAG AGTTACAGAACAGtgtgatgaaaataaaatgtcagcCAGCAACCTTGGCATAATATTTGGCCCAACTCTGATCAGGCCACGTCAAACCGATGCTACGGTTTCTTTGTCATCACTTGTGGACTACCCTTACCAGGCCCGGGTAGTGGAGCTGCTCATAACGTACTATGAAAAGATATTTGATGTCTCCTTGAAACCACTTCTGAGCACTTCTCATGCTGAAGAAACAGCTGGTATGGTCAGAGTTGCTTTATCAGCAGACGAGAgggagccacagcagcagaggaaatcaTTTGTTGCTGTAAAGGAA CAGGGTATTCAAATAGTTCCATGTGAAAGAGCTTCAGAAACAGCTGCACTCTTTTTGGAATCGAAGAACAGCAAGAATACAAAAGAAGAAGCAGATATATCTCTATCTG GTGATGTTGCGAGTCCAGCTTCAGAGAAAGACAATGATCCATTCATTTCTCTAGGTGAAGACCCCTGTCAAGTGAACTTAGTTGCTGTGAAACCCAACCGTCAGATGGGCAAAGTTCCGTTGCGGGCTCCAAGGACAAAGGCAGCGTCTCGCCCTGTCAGCCTGCCTGTGGACCGAATACTGCCTCCGTGTGTTCTGAATGAAAGGAATTCACGAAATGCAGGGGCAATCAGTTCAGAGAAGCTGGGCAGAAGCCCCACTATTGAAGAAGTCTCAGAGGTGAAGGCAGTCCCTGCTGTTGATACCTGCTGCAGACTGCCTTGTTATGACAGCCAGATGCTGCGAAAAACTTGGGACAAGCAGTACAAACAGTATGATATCACAGCAAGGACAGCAATGATCGTGACTAATGCGCCCCAGGAGATCCGAGCACTCGAGAGTGGAACTGCAGGTGCTTTATCATCATCAAGCAGCCTTGGGAACAATCCAGCTAAAGCCATTCTTCCTAATAAGCCATATTCTGTTGTTGGGTCAGGAAGgacagcagcagaagagaaTGGTCCTGATGTTAATCCTCTTGCTGCCTTTAGGCCACCAAGAACATTACAACCACCCCCAGGGACATTTTATAAACCACCCTCTAGcaaatcaaaagaaaatggagatgGTTCTTCTGCTAAAGCTTGTGCACCCACCGGTGCTAGCTCTGTGCTCCCCCAGGATAATACTGTGAAACTGGCTAGGAGCTCTGCACTTCTGTCAGGTGATgaacaaaacacaaatgaaCAGAAATCTAGCTCAGAGGATAGTCACTCCACAGATCTGAAGCCTGCTTACCATAGACTGAGACCAAAAAGGATCCAAGAACTGGAACACAGGGAAGCTCATTTTGTATAG
- the ARHGAP29 gene encoding rho GTPase-activating protein 29 isoform X8: protein MGDVDNGSSLGLPVSRRSRSFENLSVESGGSLHERDDIQGHLRAEEVDSMLLRNDSGIESALSYAKAWSKYTKDVIAWVEKKLSLEVECAKSLAKMAETAKAVVGHQDYMPFQSIFINAFQNDIENSQLWQQTAAALQSNKFVQPLLGRKNELDRQRKDIKDLWQREQKKMQELEAALRKAKLLYTQRQDEYEKAKSCTARAEEEQLSSSGSFVKDFSKQLEKKRRLEEEALQKAEEANEHYKASMAEVEEKRNYLESFKSDVLTQLRELIYQCDLTLKAATVNLFQLQHAQVVSLPVNCQSLCESAKLYDPGQQYSEFVKSLPKDGVPVESGCFETQNSQVDGVFNKQSTNSVHTSHGNLSQCSGDFPAQALDDMGSPIYHHSQKVREKRSSSNTDIPAVRGPPPFRSWSVGNQSGGMCSDSESAGGSSESRSMDSPSASPGDFKRRLPRTPSTGTMSSADDLDEREPPSPSDCGLNDLTSETANSPGPFRNANMSKAAQTHKLRKLRAPSKCRECDGLVVFHGAECEECSLACHKKCLETLAIQCGHKKLHGRLHLFGVEFAQAAKSFPDGIPFIIKKCTSEIESRALNVKGIYRVNGAKSRVEKLCQAFENGKDLVELSELYAHDISNVLKLYLRQLPEPLILFRLYNEFIGLAKESQNANEESDAKQASPKAKTRQSLCIELNRIIIKIKDLLKQLPVPNYNTLQYLIGHLHRVTEQCDENKMSASNLGIIFGPTLIRPRQTDATVSLSSLVDYPYQARVVELLITYYEKIFDVSLKPLLSTSHAEETAGMVRVALSADEREPQQQRKSFVAVKEQGIQIVPCERASETAALFLESKNSKNTKEEADISLSGDVASPASEKDNDPFISLGEDPCQVNLVAVKPNRQMGKVPLRAPRTKAASRPVSLPVDRILPPCVLNERNSRNAGAISSEKLGRSPTIEEVSEVKAVPAVDTCCRLPCYDSQMLRKTWDKQYKQYDITARTAMIVTNAPQEIRALESGTAGALSSSSSLGNNPAKAILPNKPYSVVGSGRTAAEENGPDVNPLAAFRPPRTLQPPPGTFYKPPSSKSKENGDGSSAKACAPTGASSVLPQDNTVKLARSSALLSGDEQNTNEQKSSSEDSHSTDLKPAYHRLRPKRIQELEHREAHFV from the exons ATGGGAGATGTAGACAATGGCTCGTCATTGGGGCTTCCTGTATCTCGGAGAAGTCGG TCTTTTGAGAATCTTTCTGTGGAGTCTGGGGGTTCACTGCATGAAAGGGATGATATTCAAG GACATCTTCGAGCAGAGGAGGTTGATAGCATGCTGCTAAGAAATGACAGTGGAATTGAGTCGGCTCTGTCCTATGCTAAAGCATGGTCCAAATATACCAAGGATGTAATCGCATGGGTAGAAAAAAAGCTTAGCTTGG aagtgGAGTGTGCTAAAAGTTTAGCAAAAATGGCTGAAACTGCTAAAGCTGTTGTTGGACACCAG GATTATATGCCATTCCAGTCAATATTCATTAATGCTTTTCAAAATGATATTGAGAACAGTCAACTTTGGCAacaaacagctgctgctctccagtcTAACAAATTTGTGCAg CCTCTTCTTGGAAGGAAAAATGAGTTGGATAGACAAAGGAAAGATATCAAGGACCTTTGGCAGcgagaacagaaaaaaatg CAagagctggaagctgctctCAGAAAAGCCAAGTTGCTGTATACCCAGCGTCAGGATGAGTATGAAAAGGCAAAATCCTGCACTGCTCGTGCTGAGGAGGAACAGCTTAGCTCAAGTGGAAGCTTTGTGAAAGATTTCAGCAAGCAACTTGAGAAAAAACGAAGGCTAGAAGAGGAAGCTCTTCAAAAG GCTGAAGAAGCCAATGAGCACTATAAAGCAAGCATGGCAGAGgttgaagaaaaaagaaattatttggaaaGCTTTAAAAGTGATGTTTTAACACAGCTTCGGGAGCTTATTTACCAGTGTGATCTTACTCTTAAAGCT GCAACAGTTAAcctgttccagctgcagcatGCTCAGGTTGTATCTCTGCCAGTTAACTGCCAGTCCCTGTGTGAGAGTGCCAAACTCTATGACCCTGGTCAGCAGTATTCAGAGTTTGTGAAAAGTTTGCCAAAGGATGGTGTTCCTGTTGAATCAGGTTGTTTTGAAACCCAGAATTCCCAGGTTGATGG ggTTTTTAATAAGCAATCAACAAACAGCGTCCATACATCCCATGGTAACTTATCTCAGTGTTCAGGAGATTTTCCTGCTCAGGCATTAGATGATATGGGAAGCCCAATTTATCATCATTCGCAAAAGGTTAGAGAGAAGAGGTCTTCCAGCAACACAGATATTCCAG CAGTGCGAGGCCCACCACCATTCAGATCATGGTCAGTTGGCAACCAGAGTGGGGGAATGTGCAGTGACTCTGAAAGTGCAGGGGGGAGCAGCGAGTCCCGGTCCATGGATTCTCCATCTGCCAGCCCAG GGGATTTTAAAAGACGACTTCCCCGAACACCTTCCACTGGGACTATGTCATCTGCAGATGATCTTGATGAAAGAGAGCCACCATCTCCTTCAGACTGTG GTTTAAATGATCTCACATCTGAAACTGCAAATTCTCCAGGACCTTTTAGAAATGCTAATATGtccaaagcagcacaaacacacaaactACGGAAGCTGAGAGCTCCATCTAAATGCAGAGAATGTGACGGCCTAGTAGTATTTCATGGAGCTGAATGTGAGGAG TGTTCACTTGCATGCCATAAAAAATGTTTAGAGACTTTAGCTATTCAATGTGGGCACAAAAAACTTCATGGAAGGCTTCACTTATTTGGAGTGGAATTTGCCCAAGCTGCTAAAAGTTTTCCTGATGGCATTCCTTTCATCATCAAAAAGTGTACATCAGAAATTGAAAGCAGAGCACTGAATGTCAAG GGCATCTATCGTGTGAATGGAGCCAAGTcaagagttgaaaagctttgtcaagcttttgaaaatggaaaggaTTTGGTTGAGCTCTCAGAACTCTATGCACATGACATCAGCAATGTTCTCAAGCTGTATCTCCGCCAG CTTCCAGAGCCCTTGATTTTGTTTCGGCTTTACAATGAGTTCATTGGACTTGCTAAAGAAAGTCAGAATGCTAATGAGGAATCGGATGCTAAACAAGCTAGCCCCAAAGCAAAGACAAGACAGTCACTCTGTATTGAACTGAACAGGATCATCATTAAAATTAAAGATCTTCTGAAACAACTGCCTGTACCAAATTATAACACTCTTCAGTACCTTATTGGACACCTTCACAG AGTTACAGAACAGtgtgatgaaaataaaatgtcagcCAGCAACCTTGGCATAATATTTGGCCCAACTCTGATCAGGCCACGTCAAACCGATGCTACGGTTTCTTTGTCATCACTTGTGGACTACCCTTACCAGGCCCGGGTAGTGGAGCTGCTCATAACGTACTATGAAAAGATATTTGATGTCTCCTTGAAACCACTTCTGAGCACTTCTCATGCTGAAGAAACAGCTGGTATGGTCAGAGTTGCTTTATCAGCAGACGAGAgggagccacagcagcagaggaaatcaTTTGTTGCTGTAAAGGAA CAGGGTATTCAAATAGTTCCATGTGAAAGAGCTTCAGAAACAGCTGCACTCTTTTTGGAATCGAAGAACAGCAAGAATACAAAAGAAGAAGCAGATATATCTCTATCTG GTGATGTTGCGAGTCCAGCTTCAGAGAAAGACAATGATCCATTCATTTCTCTAGGTGAAGACCCCTGTCAAGTGAACTTAGTTGCTGTGAAACCCAACCGTCAGATGGGCAAAGTTCCGTTGCGGGCTCCAAGGACAAAGGCAGCGTCTCGCCCTGTCAGCCTGCCTGTGGACCGAATACTGCCTCCGTGTGTTCTGAATGAAAGGAATTCACGAAATGCAGGGGCAATCAGTTCAGAGAAGCTGGGCAGAAGCCCCACTATTGAAGAAGTCTCAGAGGTGAAGGCAGTCCCTGCTGTTGATACCTGCTGCAGACTGCCTTGTTATGACAGCCAGATGCTGCGAAAAACTTGGGACAAGCAGTACAAACAGTATGATATCACAGCAAGGACAGCAATGATCGTGACTAATGCGCCCCAGGAGATCCGAGCACTCGAGAGTGGAACTGCAGGTGCTTTATCATCATCAAGCAGCCTTGGGAACAATCCAGCTAAAGCCATTCTTCCTAATAAGCCATATTCTGTTGTTGGGTCAGGAAGgacagcagcagaagagaaTGGTCCTGATGTTAATCCTCTTGCTGCCTTTAGGCCACCAAGAACATTACAACCACCCCCAGGGACATTTTATAAACCACCCTCTAGcaaatcaaaagaaaatggagatgGTTCTTCTGCTAAAGCTTGTGCACCCACCGGTGCTAGCTCTGTGCTCCCCCAGGATAATACTGTGAAACTGGCTAGGAGCTCTGCACTTCTGTCAGGTGATgaacaaaacacaaatgaaCAGAAATCTAGCTCAGAGGATAGTCACTCCACAGATCTGAAGCCTGCTTACCATAGACTGAGACCAAAAAGGATCCAAGAACTGGAACACAGGGAAGCTCATTTTGTATAG